One stretch of Nicotiana tabacum cultivar K326 chromosome 18, ASM71507v2, whole genome shotgun sequence DNA includes these proteins:
- the LOC107802091 gene encoding uncharacterized protein LOC107802091 translates to MWRRLSSQLRTLTPSLSPPKCKLFVTASVSSSSPISEIFRPSVGLYLRHFSSDFGNASTKKEVELGNFESRLNLSVHSKHYSQESLASPYKVSRSCLSQDTTMVPNFPRRFLTTGATSVDKVPEDASSSLATPRIKFKRLDKTAAHIMQILDKEAVEEVKARSPIPDIKPGYIVQLKVEVPENKRRVSIVKGIVIARRNAGLNTTFRLRRLVAGVGVENLFHLYSPNIKEMKVLDKKKVRRAKLYYLRDKMNALKKH, encoded by the exons ATGTGGAGAAGACTCTCTTCGCAGCTCCGAACGCTAACTCCATCCCTGTCCCCTCCAAAATGCAAGCTTTTCGTCACTGCTTCTGTTTCGTCTTCATCTCCAATTTCGGAGATCTTTCGTCCCTCCGTTGGTCTATATCTTCGGCATTTTAGCTCTGATTTTG GTAATGCTTCTACAAAGAAGGAAGTCGAGCTCGGA AACTTCGAGTCCAGATTGAACTTGTCTGTTCACTCTAAGCATTACTCCCAAGAGTCGCTGGCATCACCTTACAAGGTTTctagatcatgtttatcacaaGACACTACCATGGTCCCAAACTTCCCTAGGAGGTTCCTCACAACGGGTGCTACTTCAGTTGACAAAGTTCCTGAAgatgcttcttcttctttggcaACTCCACGTATCAAATTTAAGAGGCTTGATAAAACAGCAGCACATATAATGCAG ATTCTTGACAAAGAAGCTGTTGAAGAAGTAAAGGCACGGAGTCCGATACCTGATATAAAGCCTGGTTATATTGTCCAGCTCAAAGTG GAAGTGCCGGAGAACAAGAGACGTGTTTCAATTGTCAAAGGCATAGTGATAGCAAGGCGCAATGCAGGTTTAAATACTACATTCAGATTAAGAAGACTTGTGGCTGGAGTTGGGGTTGAAAACCTATTTCATCT GTACTCGCCCAACATAAAGGAGATGAAGGTGCTGGACAAGAAAAAAGTGAGGAGAGCAAAGCTATACTACCTCAGGGATAAAATGAATGCCCTGAAAAAACATTAA